Proteins from one Poecile atricapillus isolate bPoeAtr1 chromosome 14, bPoeAtr1.hap1, whole genome shotgun sequence genomic window:
- the NUBP1 gene encoding cytosolic Fe-S cluster assembly factor NUBP1 isoform X2, which produces MAEAPGAPEECPGTGSAQAGRAAACQGCPNQGLCAAGAAGPDPEAAELRARLRAVRHTVLVLSGKGGVGKSTFSALLAHGLAADETKQVALLDIDICGPSIPKMMGLEGEQVHQSGSGWSPVYVEENLGVMSVGFLLSSPDDAVIWRGPKKNGLIKQFLRDVDWGEVDYLIVDTPPGTSDEHLSIVQYLSATHIDGAVIVTTPQEVSLQDVRKEINFCRKVKLPIIGVVENMSGFVCPKCKNESQIFPPTTGGAEKMCQNLNVSFLGKVPLDPQIGKSCDGGQSFLAEAPESPATLSYRSIIQRIQEYCEQHHLQEEKIM; this is translated from the exons ATGGCGGAGGCGCCGGGCGCACCGGAGG AGTGCCCCGGGACCGGCAGCGCCCAGGCGGGCAGGGCGGCCGCTTGCCAGGGATGCCCCAACCAGGGGCTGTGCGCGGCCGGCGCGGCCGGGCCGGACCCGG AGGCGGCGGAGCTGCGGGCGCGGCTGCGGGCGGTGCGGCACACGGTGCTGGTGCTGTCCGGCAAGGGCGGCGTGGGCAAGAGCACCTTCAGCGCCCTCCTGGCGCACGGGCTGGCGGCGGACGAGACCAAGCAG GTTGCCCTGCTGGACATAGATATCTGTGGGCCATCGATTCCTAAAATGATGGGTCTAGAAGGAGAACAG GTTCATCAGAGTGGATCTGGATGGTCTCCAGTG TATGTTGAAGAAAACTTAGGTGTCATGTCAGTGGGGTTCTTGCTTAGTAGTCCTGATGATGCTGTCATCTGGAGGGGACCAAAAAAGAATG GGCTGATCAAGCAGTTTCTGCGTGATGTGGACTGGGGTGAAGTGGATTACCTGATCGTGGACACGCCCCCAGGAACATCAGATGAGCACCTGTCCATTGTGCAGTACCTCAGTGCCACCCACATTGACGGTGCTGTCATCGTCACCACCCCCCAG GAAGTGTCACTTCAGGATGTTCGGAAGGAGATCAACTTCTGCCGCAAAGTGAAGCTGCCCATCATAGGTGTTGTGGAGAACATGAGTGGCTTTGTGTGTCCTAAGTGTAAG AATGAATCTCAGATCTTTCCCCCGACTACGGGTGGTGCAGAGAAGATGTGCCAGAACTTGAATGTTTCCTTCCTGGGTAAAGTGCCTCTGGATCCACAGATAG GAAAAAGTTGTGATGGAGGCCAGTCTTTCTTGGCTGAAGCACCTGAGTCTCCAGCTACGCTATCTTACAGGAGTATCATTCAAA GAATTCAGGAATACTGTGAACAACACCATTTGCAAGAAGAAAAGATAATGTAA
- the NUBP1 gene encoding cytosolic Fe-S cluster assembly factor NUBP1 isoform X1: protein MAEAPGAPEECPGTGSAQAGRAAACQGCPNQGLCAAGAAGPDPAEAAELRARLRAVRHTVLVLSGKGGVGKSTFSALLAHGLAADETKQVALLDIDICGPSIPKMMGLEGEQVHQSGSGWSPVYVEENLGVMSVGFLLSSPDDAVIWRGPKKNGLIKQFLRDVDWGEVDYLIVDTPPGTSDEHLSIVQYLSATHIDGAVIVTTPQEVSLQDVRKEINFCRKVKLPIIGVVENMSGFVCPKCKNESQIFPPTTGGAEKMCQNLNVSFLGKVPLDPQIGKSCDGGQSFLAEAPESPATLSYRSIIQRIQEYCEQHHLQEEKIM from the exons ATGGCGGAGGCGCCGGGCGCACCGGAGG AGTGCCCCGGGACCGGCAGCGCCCAGGCGGGCAGGGCGGCCGCTTGCCAGGGATGCCCCAACCAGGGGCTGTGCGCGGCCGGCGCGGCCGGGCCGGACCCGG CAGAGGCGGCGGAGCTGCGGGCGCGGCTGCGGGCGGTGCGGCACACGGTGCTGGTGCTGTCCGGCAAGGGCGGCGTGGGCAAGAGCACCTTCAGCGCCCTCCTGGCGCACGGGCTGGCGGCGGACGAGACCAAGCAG GTTGCCCTGCTGGACATAGATATCTGTGGGCCATCGATTCCTAAAATGATGGGTCTAGAAGGAGAACAG GTTCATCAGAGTGGATCTGGATGGTCTCCAGTG TATGTTGAAGAAAACTTAGGTGTCATGTCAGTGGGGTTCTTGCTTAGTAGTCCTGATGATGCTGTCATCTGGAGGGGACCAAAAAAGAATG GGCTGATCAAGCAGTTTCTGCGTGATGTGGACTGGGGTGAAGTGGATTACCTGATCGTGGACACGCCCCCAGGAACATCAGATGAGCACCTGTCCATTGTGCAGTACCTCAGTGCCACCCACATTGACGGTGCTGTCATCGTCACCACCCCCCAG GAAGTGTCACTTCAGGATGTTCGGAAGGAGATCAACTTCTGCCGCAAAGTGAAGCTGCCCATCATAGGTGTTGTGGAGAACATGAGTGGCTTTGTGTGTCCTAAGTGTAAG AATGAATCTCAGATCTTTCCCCCGACTACGGGTGGTGCAGAGAAGATGTGCCAGAACTTGAATGTTTCCTTCCTGGGTAAAGTGCCTCTGGATCCACAGATAG GAAAAAGTTGTGATGGAGGCCAGTCTTTCTTGGCTGAAGCACCTGAGTCTCCAGCTACGCTATCTTACAGGAGTATCATTCAAA GAATTCAGGAATACTGTGAACAACACCATTTGCAAGAAGAAAAGATAATGTAA
- the TVP23A gene encoding Golgi apparatus membrane protein TVP23 homolog A isoform X2, which translates to MKQALVDDTEDVSLDFGSEEELALRKARIRHPLATFFHLFFRVSAIVTYLFCDWFSNSFVACFVTILLLLSFDFWSVKNVTGRLLVGLRWWNQIDEDGKSHWVFEAKRVPTIAASTEAEARIFWLGLIICPVIWTMFFFSTLFSLKLKWLALVIAGISLQTANLYGYVHCKLGGQKSISRVTSGLFGTADVKRQSRRISEDGTGEHGKTGTR; encoded by the exons ATGAAGCAG GCGCTGGTGGACGACACCGAGGATGTGTCCCTGGATTTCGGGAGCGAGGAGGAGCTGGCGCTGCGGAAAGCGCGGATCAG gCACCCACTGGCCACCTTTTTCCACCTGTTTTTCCGAGTGAGTGCTATTGTTACCTACTTGTTCTGTGACTGGTTCAGCAACAGCTTTGTTGCCTGTTTTGTCACTATTCTCCTCCTTCTATCCTTTGACTTTTGGTCTGTCAAG AATGTGACAGGAAGACTCTTGGTTGGTTTGCGTTGGTGGAACCAGATTGATGAAGATGGAAAAAGCCACTGGGTGTTTGAAGCAAAAAGG GTGCCTACAATAGCTGCCTCAACTGAAGCTGAAGCCCGAATCTTTTGGCTCGGTCTCATCATCTGCCCAGTGATTTGGACAATGTTTTTCTTTAGCACCTTGTTCTCCTTGAAGCTGAAATGGCTG GCTCTCGTGATTGCTGGGATCTCCCTCCAGACTGCTAATTTATATGGCTACGTCCACTGCAAGTTAGGGGGACAAAAATCCATCAGCAGAGTAACCTCAGGGTTGTTTGGCACGGCAGATGTCAAGA GACAGAGCAGGAGAATTTCAGAAGATGGCACTGGAGAACATGGGAAGACAGGCACTAGGTAA
- the TVP23A gene encoding Golgi apparatus membrane protein TVP23 homolog A isoform X3 yields MKQVGAAGAAGGARLPRALRADGLPPQALVDDTEDVSLDFGSEEELALRKARIRHPLATFFHLFFRNVTGRLLVGLRWWNQIDEDGKSHWVFEAKRVPTIAASTEAEARIFWLGLIICPVIWTMFFFSTLFSLKLKWLALVIAGISLQTANLYGYVHCKLGGQKSISRVTSGLFGTADVKRQSRRISEDGTGEHGKTGTR; encoded by the exons ATGAAGCAGGTAGGGGCGGCGGGCGCTGCGGGCGGGGCGCGGCTCCCCCGAGCCCTGCGCGCTGACGGGCTCCCGCCGCAGGCGCTGGTGGACGACACCGAGGATGTGTCCCTGGATTTCGGGAGCGAGGAGGAGCTGGCGCTGCGGAAAGCGCGGATCAG gCACCCACTGGCCACCTTTTTCCACCTGTTTTTCCGA AATGTGACAGGAAGACTCTTGGTTGGTTTGCGTTGGTGGAACCAGATTGATGAAGATGGAAAAAGCCACTGGGTGTTTGAAGCAAAAAGG GTGCCTACAATAGCTGCCTCAACTGAAGCTGAAGCCCGAATCTTTTGGCTCGGTCTCATCATCTGCCCAGTGATTTGGACAATGTTTTTCTTTAGCACCTTGTTCTCCTTGAAGCTGAAATGGCTG GCTCTCGTGATTGCTGGGATCTCCCTCCAGACTGCTAATTTATATGGCTACGTCCACTGCAAGTTAGGGGGACAAAAATCCATCAGCAGAGTAACCTCAGGGTTGTTTGGCACGGCAGATGTCAAGA GACAGAGCAGGAGAATTTCAGAAGATGGCACTGGAGAACATGGGAAGACAGGCACTAGGTAA
- the TVP23A gene encoding Golgi apparatus membrane protein TVP23 homolog A isoform X1 has protein sequence MKQVGAAGAAGGARLPRALRADGLPPQALVDDTEDVSLDFGSEEELALRKARIRHPLATFFHLFFRVSAIVTYLFCDWFSNSFVACFVTILLLLSFDFWSVKNVTGRLLVGLRWWNQIDEDGKSHWVFEAKRVPTIAASTEAEARIFWLGLIICPVIWTMFFFSTLFSLKLKWLALVIAGISLQTANLYGYVHCKLGGQKSISRVTSGLFGTADVKRQSRRISEDGTGEHGKTGTR, from the exons ATGAAGCAGGTAGGGGCGGCGGGCGCTGCGGGCGGGGCGCGGCTCCCCCGAGCCCTGCGCGCTGACGGGCTCCCGCCGCAGGCGCTGGTGGACGACACCGAGGATGTGTCCCTGGATTTCGGGAGCGAGGAGGAGCTGGCGCTGCGGAAAGCGCGGATCAG gCACCCACTGGCCACCTTTTTCCACCTGTTTTTCCGAGTGAGTGCTATTGTTACCTACTTGTTCTGTGACTGGTTCAGCAACAGCTTTGTTGCCTGTTTTGTCACTATTCTCCTCCTTCTATCCTTTGACTTTTGGTCTGTCAAG AATGTGACAGGAAGACTCTTGGTTGGTTTGCGTTGGTGGAACCAGATTGATGAAGATGGAAAAAGCCACTGGGTGTTTGAAGCAAAAAGG GTGCCTACAATAGCTGCCTCAACTGAAGCTGAAGCCCGAATCTTTTGGCTCGGTCTCATCATCTGCCCAGTGATTTGGACAATGTTTTTCTTTAGCACCTTGTTCTCCTTGAAGCTGAAATGGCTG GCTCTCGTGATTGCTGGGATCTCCCTCCAGACTGCTAATTTATATGGCTACGTCCACTGCAAGTTAGGGGGACAAAAATCCATCAGCAGAGTAACCTCAGGGTTGTTTGGCACGGCAGATGTCAAGA GACAGAGCAGGAGAATTTCAGAAGATGGCACTGGAGAACATGGGAAGACAGGCACTAGGTAA